A window of the Theileria parva strain Muguga chromosome 2, complete sequence, whole genome shotgun sequence genome harbors these coding sequences:
- a CDS encoding Nop53 (60S ribosomal biogenesis) family protein: protein MTKRSKRNKKRTSSKIDEEFLEPYVNSRKRDNPSAVRFNIDTFGKLSLRNSKLTQVRKSNHYKNKNSPEHVKIKKLKNKITFNNKIEIDSKPLEDDVPVDVWDDSIFNSKDKRNKIQNINQLIPPVELPHPGQSYNPNPEDYQSLLNQASNVVQINNEDETIEGVKQIDDIIKNSFPSLDPESLDLRRKQALINLIKNNVFDLDEVNKVLNEEHESETEEEISEETMYKKLPGRKSKTQRNKMKLIKEDKRRKAVIKSIKKLKNDVNHIKSINSFKPSNKASEMVSRFRNFVSKLLSGEVPTKISNKTYYSDPPEVYLPEEMNSSVKNIDNLNKSPISHIVKSIYRRGLLPPPPKITLRYKNYLKKLKFLNRPYVYKPALTP from the exons atgacTAAAAGAAGTAAGAGGAATAAAAAGAGAACAAGTTCCAAAATAGATGAGGAATTCCTGGAACCATATGTTAATTCAAGAAAAAGGGATAATCCAAGTGCAGTTAgatttaatattgataCATTCG GTAAATTGTCCTTAAGAAATTCTAAATTAACGCAAGTAAGGAAGTCAAACCACTACAAGAATAAAAACAGCCCAGAACATGTcaagattaaaaaattaaagaataaaatcacttttaataataaaattgaaattgaTTCGAAACCTTTAGAG gATGATGTTCCGGTTGATGTTTGGGATGATTCCATATTTAACTCCAAGGataaaagaaataaaatacagAATATTAACCAATTAATACCTCCAGTTGAACTCCCACACCCAGGCCAGAGTTACAATCCAAACCCTGAGGATTATCAATCCTTATTAAATCAAGCTTCTAACGTAGTTCAAATAAACAACGAAGATGAAACTATAGAGGGTGTTAAACAGATAGAtgatattataaaaaatagttTTCCTTCATTGGACCCGGAGTCATTGGACCTTAGAAGGAAACAGGCATTGATTAACTTGATTAAAAACAATGTTTTTGATTTAGATGAAGTCAATAAAGTATTAAATGAAGAACATGAATCAGAAACTGAAGAAGAAATTAGTGAGGAGACGATGTATAAAAAGTTGCCAGGGAGGAAGTCTAAAACACAAAGGAACAAGATGAAACTAATTAAGGAAGATAAGAGAAGGAAAGCTGTaataaaaagtataaaaaaattaaaaaacgATGTGAACCATATCAAGAGTATTAATTCATTTAAACCTTCCAACAAAGCATCCGAAATGGTTTCAAGATTTAGAAACTTCGTATCTAAACTTCTTTCTGGAGAAGTTCCCACGAAAATATCAAACAAAACGTACTATTCAGACCCTCCAGAAGTTTATCTGCCCGAAGAGATGAATTCTtcagttaaaaatatagATAATCTCAACAAAAGCCCAATCAGTCACATCGTAAAATCAATATACAGGCGGGGACTTTTACCACCACCGCCAAAGATAACGCTtagatataaaaattatttgaagaagctcaaatttttaaacagaCCATACGTTTATAAGCCAGCCTTGACACcttaa